In a genomic window of Lepisosteus oculatus isolate fLepOcu1 chromosome 3, fLepOcu1.hap2, whole genome shotgun sequence:
- the chrnb1l gene encoding cholinergic receptor, nicotinic, beta 1 (muscle) like → MFLVQTKGMLCLLSSLCLVMLSGASQTERRLLEKLFKNYNLKVRPAQTVQERVQVRVGMTLSQLIGLNEKNEEMTTNVFMNMAWNDYRLSWDPEEHDNILVLRIPSVKVWRPDIYLINNNDGQFDVALNVNVLVYSNGTVNWLPPAIYRSSCSIKVTYFPFDWQNCTMVFRSYTYDASEVDLQYALDESGQEIKEIIIDENAFTENGEWQICHKPSRKNTGEGLYEDITFYLIIERKPLFYIINIIVPCILTSILAIFVFYLPPDAGEKMTLSISVLLALTVFLLLLADKVPETSLGIPIIVNYLMFTMILVTFSVILSVVVLNLHHRSSSTHDMPLWVRKVFIHILPRYLGIQRPRPEEPLEETTKNDAPSHSMDGRPTDQYFIRKINPELIIPWNSRSDSPVRLQKYLDGQNYCLILPPDLKSAVAAVTYMADQLKSQEEHDTITADWQYIAMVVDRLFLWLFVVFTSLGTLTIFLDASFNYTPEEPFS, encoded by the exons GCGCTTCACAGACTGAGAGACGTCTGCTTGAGAAGCTGTTTAAAAACTACAACCTGAAGGTCCGCCCAGCCCAAACAGTGCAGGAGAGGGTCCAGGTGCGAGTAGGCATGACCCTGTCCCAACTCATCGGACTG AATGAAAAGAATGAGGAGATGACAACAAATGTGTTCATGAATATG GCCTGGAACGATTACCGGCTGTCCTGGGATCCGGAGGAGCATGACAACATCCTGGTCCTCAGAATCCCTTCGGTCAAAGTGTGGCGTCCTGACATCTACCTCATTAACAA TAATGATGGTCAGTTTGATGTGGCTCTGAATGTCAATGTGCTGGTTTACAGCAATGGCACAGTGAACTGGCTCCCCCCTGCCATCTACCGCAGTTCCTGCTCAATCAAG GTAACCTACTTTCCCTTTGACTGGCAGAACTGCACCATGGTCTTCCGTTCCTACACCTACGATGCCTCAGAGGTCGACCTACAGTACGCACTGGACGAAAGCGGGCAGGAAATCAAGGAGATCATCATCGACGAAAACGCATTCACAG AGAACGGAGAGTGGCAGATTTGTCACAAACCATCTCGGAAAAACACGGGAGAGGGCCTCTACGAAGACATCACCTTCTACCTAATCATTGAGAGGAAGCCCCTCTTTTACATCATCAACATCATCGTGCCTTGTATCCTCACCAGTATTCTTGCTATATTCGTCTTCTACCTTCCGCCAGATGCAG GAGAGAAGATGACGCTGTCGATTTCTGTCCTGCTGGCACTCACTGTGTTCCTGCTCCTGCTGGCTGACAAGGTTCCCGAAACCTCCCTGGGCATCCCCATCATCGTCAACTACCTGATGTTCACCATGATCCTGGTGACCTTCTCAGTCATCCTCAGCGTTGTGGTGCTCAACCTGCACCACCGCTCCTCCAGCACTCACGACATGCCCCTGTGGGTCCGCAAG GTGTTCATCCACATTCTTCCTCGGTATCTGGGAATTCAGCGACCCAGGCCAGAGGAGCCACTAGAGGAGACCACCAAGAATGACGCCCCATCTCATTCCATGGATGGTCGCCCAACTGATCAGTACTTTATCCGAAAGATCAACCCAGAGCTCATCATTCCTTGGAACAGCAG GAGCGACAGTCCAGTACGACTCCAGAAATACTTGGATGGACAGAATTACTGTCTCATTCTTCCACCTGACCTCAAATCGGCAGTCGCTGCTGTAACCTACATGGCGGACCAGCTCAAGAGCCAGGAAGAGCACGACACG ATAACAGCAGACTGGCAGTACATCGCTATGGTGGTGGATCGCCTCTTCCTCTGGCTCTTTGTGGTCTTCACCTCCCTGGGCACCTTGACCATATTCCTGGATGCCAGCTTCAACTACACCCCCGAGGAGCCTTTCTCCTGA
- the cldn7a gene encoding claudin-7-A: protein MANSGLQILGFALALIGLIGLIIGTILPQWKMSAYVGDNIITAVAMYQGLWMSCAFQSTGQMQCKVYDSILQLDSALQATRALMIVGIVVSVVGLGVSTMGMKCTNCGGDDKTRKSRIAMTGGIILLVGGLCAIVACSWFANGIIRAFYDPFTPVNTKYEFGAAIFIAWAGSFLVLLGGGMLSASCPRGKQGKMGKYPVPSSRPPSNTKEYV from the exons ATGGCTAATTCGGGTCTGCAGATTCTGGGCTTCGCCCTGGCACTCATCGGCCTGATCGGACTGATTATCGGCACCATTCTGCCCCAGTGGAAGATGTCGGCTTACGTGGGGGACAATATCATCACGGCGGTGGCGATGTATCAGGGACTGTGGATGTCCTGTGCCTTCCAGAGTACCGGCCAAATGCAGTGCAAGGTGTACGACTCCATCCTGCAGCTGGACT cggctcTGCAGGCCACCCGGGCCCTCATGATCGTCGGCATCGTCGTCTCCGTGGTCGGCCTGGGGGTGTCCACCATGGGCATGAAGTGCACCAACTGTGGGGGCGATGACAAGACGCGCAAGTCTCGGATCGCCATGACGGGGGGCATCATCCTTCTGGTCGGGG gcTTGTGCGCGATTGTGGCCTGCTCCTGGTTTGCAAACGGAATCATCAGAGCCTTCTATGACCCCTTCACTCCTGTGAACACCAA GTATGAGTTTGGAGCTGCCATCTTCATTGCCTGGGCAGGGTCTTTCCTGGTTCTCCTTGGTGGTGGCATGCTGTCGGCTTCCTGTCCCAGAGGAAAACAGGGGAAAATGGGAAAATACCCTGTTCCTAGCTCTCGGCCACCCAGCAACACCAAGGAGTATGTGTGA